A window of Campylobacter lari subsp. lari contains these coding sequences:
- a CDS encoding UDP-N-acetylmuramoyl-L-alanyl-D-glutamate--2,6-diaminopimelate ligase, translated as MIVKIENTFICDNSKECEKDCFFLKTSQNEKFTHQALEKQAKIISIAECKSLLNIDENIKIIGITGTNGKTTTAGAIYSILLDLGYKCALMGTRGSFINDKNITPKGLTTAPILQTLEILSLASEQKCEFLIMEVSSHALVQNRIEGLKFSAKIFTNLTQDHLDFHGSFQNYQAAKESFFTDECMKFINKDANAIAFNVKNSFSYGIENPSYYHIKAYALKNGIEAVVNFGKNNFTIESSLVGLFNLYNLLAASACVNELVKPNLKELEKAISNFGGIEGRMQVVAKDVIVDFAHTPDGIEKVLDALKYKNLIVVFGAGGNRDKTKRPLMAKIAKHYAKKLIITSDNPRFEEPMDIINDILSGIEKDESIFIECDRKKAIKKALEFKNDDDFVVILGKGDETYQEIKGVKYPFNDKEVVLEILKEGK; from the coding sequence ATGATAGTAAAGATTGAAAATACTTTCATTTGTGATAATTCTAAGGAATGCGAAAAAGATTGTTTTTTCTTAAAAACTTCTCAAAATGAAAAATTTACTCATCAAGCTTTAGAAAAACAAGCAAAAATTATAAGCATAGCTGAGTGTAAAAGTCTTTTAAATATAGATGAAAATATCAAAATCATAGGCATTACAGGGACAAATGGTAAAACAACCACAGCAGGTGCTATTTATTCTATCTTGCTTGATTTGGGTTATAAATGTGCTCTAATGGGTACAAGGGGTAGTTTTATAAATGATAAAAATATCACCCCAAAAGGCTTAACCACTGCGCCAATTTTACAAACCTTAGAAATTTTATCCTTAGCAAGTGAGCAAAAATGTGAGTTTTTAATCATGGAAGTAAGCTCGCACGCTTTAGTACAAAATCGCATAGAAGGGCTGAAATTTAGTGCTAAGATTTTTACAAATCTTACTCAAGATCATTTAGATTTTCACGGGAGTTTTCAAAATTATCAAGCAGCTAAAGAAAGTTTTTTTACTGATGAGTGTATGAAATTTATCAACAAAGATGCAAACGCTATCGCATTTAATGTAAAAAATTCTTTTTCTTATGGCATAGAAAATCCAAGTTATTATCACATTAAAGCTTATGCTTTGAAAAATGGCATAGAAGCTGTGGTAAATTTTGGTAAAAACAATTTTACTATAGAATCATCTTTAGTTGGACTTTTTAATCTTTATAATCTTTTAGCTGCAAGTGCTTGTGTGAATGAACTTGTTAAGCCAAATTTAAAAGAGCTTGAAAAGGCTATTAGCAATTTTGGTGGCATAGAAGGTAGAATGCAAGTGGTTGCAAAAGATGTGATTGTAGATTTTGCTCATACACCTGATGGCATAGAAAAAGTGCTTGATGCTTTAAAATATAAGAATTTAATTGTAGTTTTTGGAGCAGGGGGTAATAGAGATAAAACTAAGCGTCCTTTAATGGCAAAAATTGCTAAACATTATGCTAAAAAACTCATCATCACAAGCGATAATCCTCGCTTTGAAGAACCAATGGATATCATAAATGATATTTTAAGTGGTATAGAAAAAGATGAAAGTATTTTTATAGAATGCGATAGAAAAAAAGCGATTAAAAAAGCTTTAGAATTTAAAAATGATGATGATTTTGTCGTGATTTTGGGTAAGGGTGATGAGACTTATCAAGAGATCAAGGGTGTAAAATATCCTTTTAATGATAAAGAAGTAGTTTTAGAGATTTTAAAAGAAGGAAAATAA
- a CDS encoding YbaB/EbfC family nucleoid-associated protein, with protein sequence MFENMDFSKMGELLTKAQEKANELEQEALKKEFSAKSGGGLVKVSANGKGEIIDINIDDSLLEDKESMQILLIAAINDVMKMVEQNKKSMASNLFSGMGML encoded by the coding sequence ATGTTTGAAAATATGGATTTTTCAAAAATGGGCGAGCTTTTAACTAAGGCTCAAGAAAAAGCAAATGAATTAGAACAAGAAGCTTTAAAAAAAGAATTTAGCGCAAAAAGTGGCGGTGGTTTAGTGAAAGTTAGTGCTAATGGAAAAGGCGAAATTATAGATATTAACATTGATGATTCTTTGTTAGAAGATAAAGAGTCTATGCAAATTTTACTAATAGCAGCGATTAATGATGTGATGAAAATGGTAGAACAAAATAAAAAATCAATGGCTAGTAATTTATTTAGCGGAATGGGAATGCTATGA